A genomic stretch from Flavobacterium humidisoli includes:
- the coaE gene encoding dephospho-CoA kinase (Dephospho-CoA kinase (CoaE) performs the final step in coenzyme A biosynthesis.), producing MTKVIGLTGGIGSGKTTVANYFQEMGVPVYIADDGAKRVMQSKNILAEVKSAFGGNVFDNDILNRAKLAQIVFNDKEQLAKLNAIVHPAVKLDFDDWVKKHINNDYVMYEAAILFESGRYKDCDVIITVTAPEEVRIDRVMKRDKATREEVLSRMKMQWNDEKRISNSNFVINNNNLKNAKEEVVKILKILNIKQKQS from the coding sequence ATGACAAAAGTTATTGGTCTTACAGGAGGAATTGGCAGCGGGAAAACGACTGTTGCAAACTATTTTCAAGAAATGGGCGTTCCTGTTTATATTGCCGATGACGGTGCTAAAAGAGTAATGCAGTCAAAAAATATTCTGGCAGAAGTAAAATCTGCATTTGGTGGCAATGTTTTTGATAATGATATTTTAAATCGTGCTAAGCTGGCACAAATTGTTTTTAATGATAAAGAACAATTGGCAAAATTAAATGCGATTGTGCATCCAGCAGTAAAATTAGATTTTGATGATTGGGTAAAAAAGCACATAAATAATGATTATGTAATGTATGAAGCCGCTATTTTGTTTGAAAGTGGCCGATATAAAGATTGTGACGTAATTATAACCGTAACAGCCCCCGAAGAGGTAAGGATTGATAGGGTTATGAAACGAGATAAAGCCACCCGCGAAGAAGTTTTAAGTAGAATGAAAATGCAGTGGAATGATGAAAAACGAATTTCTAATAGCAATTTCGTGATTAATAACAATAATCTTAAAAATGCTAAAGAAGAAGTTGTTAAAATTCTTAAAATTTTAAATATAAAACAAAAACAGTCTTAA
- a CDS encoding sensor histidine kinase: MNKLFFRILVLLMSLSLIGIILVQVFWFNSSFKNNEEQFKYHVTQVIGNVADKLEQQEEYSFYDKYNRIKDSTGKIPKKEDLLEVLYVQRNTKTNKTIVYSNTLTSEDYDINGSVFNKKFSSERFKSFSSRRVTEVYNNNGGIDNNNLGQSIIPDQRFEKSGSLDILNKVQQQIQYKDIASLTPIEGRITKDKLYKLLKKELEEYGVKTKFEFGIYSSGVPTKIKSDGFHFDKESTYDIPIYTDNEGNSKYELSVTFPHKKKFLLSELLSITILSIVFTLIIIVAYTSALNQLLRQKHISEIKTDFINNMTHEFKTPIATINLALDAIRSPKVIEDKEKVYRYLQMIRDENKRMHAQVENVLRISKLEKRELDITKEPTVITDIIDDAIEHVNLILEDRNGSVVKHYNAARTTCLINEVHFTNVLVNILENAIKYSPDAPEIEIFTENIKDMILIKVRDHGLGMSKIAQKRVFEKFYREHTGDLHNVKGHGLGLAYVKRIVEDHNGQVYVESEKGKGSTFIIKIPLIN; this comes from the coding sequence ATGAATAAATTATTTTTTAGAATACTTGTTTTATTGATGAGTTTGTCCTTGATAGGGATAATTCTGGTGCAAGTGTTTTGGTTCAATTCTTCGTTCAAAAATAATGAAGAGCAATTCAAATACCACGTTACTCAAGTAATTGGAAATGTTGCAGATAAACTGGAACAACAAGAAGAGTACAGTTTCTACGACAAATACAACCGTATAAAAGACAGTACGGGTAAAATTCCAAAAAAAGAAGATTTACTAGAAGTACTTTATGTACAAAGAAACACAAAAACGAATAAAACAATCGTTTATTCAAATACATTGACATCTGAAGATTACGATATCAATGGTTCTGTTTTTAACAAAAAATTCAGTAGTGAACGTTTTAAAAGTTTTAGTTCAAGAAGGGTAACAGAAGTTTATAATAACAATGGCGGAATTGACAATAATAATTTAGGACAAAGTATTATTCCGGATCAGAGATTTGAAAAATCAGGAAGTCTGGATATTTTGAACAAAGTCCAGCAGCAGATCCAGTATAAAGATATTGCCTCTTTAACCCCAATTGAAGGGAGAATTACAAAAGACAAACTTTATAAGTTATTAAAGAAAGAACTGGAAGAATATGGTGTAAAGACCAAATTTGAATTCGGCATATACAGTAGTGGCGTTCCAACAAAGATTAAATCCGATGGATTTCATTTTGATAAAGAATCCACATACGATATTCCAATTTATACAGATAATGAAGGGAATAGCAAATATGAATTATCAGTTACTTTTCCCCATAAAAAGAAATTCTTATTATCTGAATTATTAAGTATTACTATTTTATCAATAGTTTTTACATTAATTATAATAGTTGCATATACAAGTGCGTTAAATCAATTATTGCGTCAGAAACATATTTCTGAAATCAAGACAGATTTTATTAATAACATGACGCATGAGTTTAAAACTCCAATTGCAACTATAAACCTAGCATTAGATGCTATTAGAAGTCCGAAAGTTATTGAAGATAAAGAAAAAGTTTATCGTTATCTTCAAATGATTCGAGATGAAAACAAAAGAATGCACGCTCAAGTTGAGAATGTTCTCCGTATTTCAAAATTAGAAAAAAGAGAACTTGACATAACTAAAGAACCAACTGTAATTACAGATATAATTGACGATGCTATTGAGCATGTGAATCTTATTTTAGAAGACAGAAATGGTTCTGTAGTAAAGCATTATAACGCAGCAAGAACGACTTGTTTGATTAATGAAGTTCACTTTACAAATGTGCTGGTTAATATTTTGGAAAACGCCATTAAATATTCGCCAGATGCACCAGAGATTGAAATCTTTACTGAAAATATTAAAGATATGATTTTGATAAAAGTGAGAGATCATGGATTGGGAATGAGTAAGATAGCTCAAAAACGAGTGTTTGAGAAATTTTATAGAGAGCACACAGGGGATCTTCATAATGTAAAAGGACACGGATTAGGACTTGCTTACGTAAAAAGAATAGTAGAGGATCACAATGGTCAAGTATATGTAGAAAGCGAAAAAGGAAAAGGTAGCACCTTTATAATAAAAATACCATTAATAAATTAA
- a CDS encoding response regulator transcription factor: MENTNKRILLVEDDLNFGAVLKDYLMLNDFEVTLAKNGMEGFEKFKKDVYDLCILDVMMPYKDGYTLAKEIREKNSEVPIIFLTAKSMKEDVLKGYKAGADDYLNKPFDSEVLLMKIKAIIQRKSADTKAEQVQFEFNIGKFHLNSKLRFLTFQDEEPIKLSPKENELLKMLILHENDLMPRELALTKIWRDDNYFTSRSMDVYIAKLRKYLKADEDVEILNIHGEGFRLVIKSKVSE; the protein is encoded by the coding sequence ATGGAAAATACTAACAAAAGAATACTTTTAGTAGAAGATGACCTAAATTTTGGGGCGGTTCTTAAAGATTATCTAATGTTAAATGACTTTGAAGTTACTTTAGCTAAAAACGGTATGGAAGGTTTCGAGAAGTTCAAGAAAGATGTGTACGATTTATGTATTCTTGACGTAATGATGCCTTATAAAGATGGTTATACTTTGGCCAAAGAAATTAGAGAGAAGAACAGTGAAGTGCCAATTATCTTTTTAACAGCAAAATCTATGAAAGAAGATGTGTTAAAAGGTTATAAAGCTGGTGCAGACGACTATTTAAATAAACCTTTTGATTCAGAAGTTCTTTTAATGAAGATTAAAGCAATCATTCAGAGAAAATCAGCTGATACAAAAGCAGAACAAGTACAGTTTGAATTTAATATTGGAAAATTCCACTTAAATTCGAAACTAAGATTCTTGACTTTCCAAGATGAAGAGCCAATTAAATTGTCTCCAAAAGAAAATGAATTGTTGAAAATGCTTATTCTTCATGAAAATGATTTAATGCCAAGAGAATTAGCTTTAACAAAAATATGGAGAGACGATAACTACTTTACATCAAGAAGTATGGACGTTTACATCGCTAAATTGAGAAAATATCTAAAAGCAGATGAAGATGTTGAAATCTTAAACATTCACGGAGAAGGTTTTAGATTGGTAATAAAAAGCAAAGTTTCTGAATAA
- a CDS encoding RtcB family protein: MGNKLSGKDLIKLGFPKNNSINIALGQINRYRKREKKESILTEAKDVLLNPEKYEGNGTWGKVAEGLIKPVQVRMHQLKNTRAPFKIFGENEIDEQAKFQLYDSLKLPVSVAGALMPDAHSGYGLPIGGVLATDNAVIPYGVGVDIGCRMSLSIFDLPASHFKGKEHQLEAILKDNTKFGMYETHASRVDHEVFYKSEFKDIPLLKNLLPKAYKQLGTSGGGNHFVEFGIAKIDNPENEWKLEKGEYFAVLSHSGSRGLGANIAKHYTYLATKQCPLPKNVQHLAWLDLNTHDGQEYWLAMNLAGEYAKACHDDIHRRIAKAIGKRVVVTIENHHNYAWKETVNGQECIVHRKGATPAGEGQLGIIPGSMTAPGFIVKGKGNSESLNSASHGAGRLFSRAKCKSTFTQSEIKKVLKANDVTLIGGNIDEAPMAYKDITKVMANQTDLVEVLGTFTPKIVRMDR; the protein is encoded by the coding sequence ATGGGAAATAAATTATCTGGAAAAGACCTGATTAAATTAGGCTTTCCAAAAAACAATTCAATAAATATCGCCTTAGGGCAGATAAACAGATATAGAAAAAGAGAAAAAAAGGAATCTATTTTAACAGAAGCAAAAGATGTATTGCTAAATCCTGAAAAATATGAAGGAAATGGAACATGGGGTAAAGTCGCTGAAGGTTTAATCAAACCAGTTCAGGTAAGAATGCATCAGCTTAAAAATACAAGAGCGCCTTTTAAAATTTTTGGTGAGAATGAAATAGACGAACAAGCTAAATTTCAATTGTACGATTCGCTTAAACTTCCGGTATCAGTTGCTGGAGCTTTAATGCCAGATGCGCACTCAGGCTATGGATTGCCGATTGGAGGCGTTTTAGCAACAGACAACGCTGTGATTCCGTACGGAGTTGGTGTTGATATTGGATGCAGAATGAGTCTTTCAATCTTTGATTTGCCAGCTTCTCATTTTAAAGGAAAAGAACATCAATTAGAAGCTATTTTGAAAGACAATACAAAGTTTGGAATGTACGAGACGCATGCTTCAAGAGTAGATCATGAAGTATTTTATAAAAGTGAATTCAAGGATATTCCGTTGTTAAAGAATCTTTTACCAAAAGCTTACAAGCAATTGGGAACTTCAGGCGGAGGAAATCATTTTGTAGAATTCGGAATTGCAAAAATCGATAATCCAGAAAACGAATGGAAGCTTGAAAAAGGAGAATATTTTGCTGTTTTATCTCACAGTGGTTCCCGCGGATTGGGTGCTAATATTGCGAAACATTACACGTATTTGGCCACAAAACAATGTCCGTTGCCTAAAAATGTGCAGCATTTGGCGTGGCTAGATTTGAATACACATGACGGTCAGGAATATTGGCTGGCTATGAATTTAGCTGGAGAATATGCAAAAGCTTGTCACGATGATATTCATAGAAGAATTGCCAAAGCGATTGGAAAAAGAGTAGTGGTGACGATAGAAAATCACCACAATTATGCTTGGAAAGAAACGGTAAATGGTCAAGAATGTATTGTGCATAGAAAAGGAGCAACACCTGCAGGTGAAGGACAACTGGGAATTATTCCAGGTTCAATGACTGCGCCTGGTTTTATAGTAAAAGGAAAAGGAAATTCAGAAAGTTTAAATTCTGCTTCGCATGGTGCTGGACGTTTGTTTTCGAGAGCTAAATGCAAAAGTACTTTTACGCAAAGTGAAATCAAAAAGGTTTTGAAAGCCAACGATGTAACCTTGATTGGAGGAAATATTGATGAAGCGCCAATGGCATACAAAGACATTACAAAAGTGATGGCAAACCAAACTGATTTGGTGGAAGTTTTGGGAACTTTCACACCAAAGATTGTCAGAATGGATCGCTAA
- the prfH gene encoding peptide chain release factor H encodes MERIIQITAGRGPAECTWVVAQVLKKVLEEAQEQQLDTVLLQREVGTENGTVETASIAIKGKNADQFVNSWIGTVQWIGQSQFRKMHKRKNWFIGIFEIEPQKNTSVSENDIQYQAMRSSGAGGQHVNKVSSAIRATHIPTGIAVVSMDSRSQHQNKKLATERLIKKLEDEKLIQLKYHVGKQWENQLNVQRGNPVRVFTGSDFKKNKVEKSYKGTRQKLKNDLRNEHN; translated from the coding sequence ATGGAAAGAATAATTCAGATAACAGCGGGTCGCGGACCTGCAGAATGCACTTGGGTGGTTGCCCAAGTGCTTAAAAAAGTACTCGAAGAAGCACAAGAACAACAATTGGACACAGTTTTACTGCAAAGAGAAGTGGGAACTGAAAACGGAACTGTTGAAACAGCTTCAATCGCTATTAAAGGAAAGAACGCCGATCAGTTTGTGAATTCTTGGATAGGAACAGTTCAATGGATTGGTCAAAGTCAGTTTAGGAAAATGCACAAACGTAAAAACTGGTTTATTGGAATCTTTGAAATTGAACCGCAGAAAAATACATCAGTTTCCGAAAATGATATTCAATATCAGGCCATGAGAAGTTCTGGTGCGGGTGGTCAGCACGTAAATAAAGTTAGTTCGGCAATCAGGGCGACGCATATCCCTACTGGAATCGCAGTAGTTTCCATGGACAGCCGTTCGCAGCACCAAAATAAAAAACTGGCAACAGAAAGATTAATTAAAAAACTAGAAGACGAGAAATTGATTCAGCTTAAGTATCACGTGGGAAAACAATGGGAAAATCAGCTTAATGTACAGCGAGGAAATCCAGTGAGAGTTTTTACCGGAAGTGATTTTAAAAAAAATAAAGTGGAGAAGAGTTACAAAGGAACTCGTCAGAAATTAAAAAACGATTTACGAAATGAGCATAATTAA
- a CDS encoding acyl-[acyl-carrier-protein] thioesterase, whose translation MPISPNFTSVLSKDWEINFTQCTPAGYLKYTDLCNILQLTAAAHSEVGGISFYDMQEFHQAWVLSRMRVEVHALPKWQDIVTVKTWINSLENSRSVRALEMYVNGKKIVGCETYWAVFNTQARRPEALALPYEHFELFPENRATEEGFSKININHEKEAVFEKTVYLSDLDIVNHVNNVKYLEWCLDHVDPKRILKQEVKSFEMNFMKELSLQDNVVIHESEDDDHTTATFSITKGEKTCFALELHWK comes from the coding sequence ATGCCAATATCACCAAATTTCACATCAGTTTTAAGTAAAGACTGGGAAATCAATTTCACACAATGCACTCCTGCAGGTTATTTAAAATACACCGATTTGTGTAATATTTTACAATTAACTGCTGCTGCACATTCAGAAGTTGGAGGAATTAGTTTTTATGATATGCAGGAATTTCATCAAGCGTGGGTTTTAAGCCGAATGCGCGTAGAAGTTCATGCTTTACCAAAATGGCAGGATATTGTAACCGTAAAAACTTGGATTAATAGTTTAGAGAATTCACGTTCTGTTCGTGCTCTTGAAATGTATGTAAACGGAAAAAAAATTGTAGGATGCGAAACCTACTGGGCTGTTTTCAATACTCAGGCACGCCGTCCAGAAGCATTGGCTTTGCCATACGAACATTTTGAATTATTCCCAGAAAACAGAGCCACGGAAGAAGGTTTTTCTAAAATAAACATCAACCACGAAAAAGAAGCTGTTTTTGAAAAAACAGTTTATTTATCAGATCTTGACATAGTAAATCATGTCAATAATGTAAAATATCTCGAGTGGTGCTTAGATCACGTGGATCCTAAGAGAATTTTAAAACAAGAAGTAAAAAGCTTTGAAATGAATTTCATGAAAGAGCTTTCATTACAAGATAATGTTGTCATTCACGAAAGTGAAGATGACGATCATACAACAGCTACATTTAGTATTACAAAAGGCGAAAAAACGTGTTTTGCTTTAGAATTACATTGGAAATAA
- the miaA gene encoding tRNA (adenosine(37)-N6)-dimethylallyltransferase MiaA, with protein sequence MKYLITIVGPTAIGKTALSIALAQHFKCEIVSCDSRQFFKEMTIGTAVPSPEELSAAKHHFIQNKSIFENYTVGDYEKEALLKLEELYQNNDFAILIGGSGLYVDAVLKGFDEFPEIAPEIRTEVNSNYEKLGIEYLQEQLQNLDPDYYQKITIENPQTLQNPQRMMRFVEVCIGSQKPYSSFLNLKKNNRDFAPILIGLDADREIIYNRINQRVDIMMDIGLLEEAKSLYPNKELNALQTVGYRELFSYFDGEFTLPFAVQEIKKNTRRFSKRQLTWFKRNENTKWFDYSTDRNEIIHYIEENLKSSI encoded by the coding sequence ATGAAATACCTAATTACCATTGTCGGACCAACAGCTATCGGGAAAACAGCCCTAAGCATTGCTTTGGCACAGCATTTTAAATGCGAAATTGTTTCTTGCGACAGCCGTCAGTTTTTTAAAGAAATGACAATTGGAACCGCTGTTCCAAGTCCGGAAGAATTAAGTGCTGCAAAACATCATTTTATTCAAAACAAATCTATTTTCGAAAATTATACCGTTGGCGATTACGAAAAAGAAGCACTTTTAAAACTAGAAGAATTATACCAAAACAATGATTTTGCAATTTTAATTGGCGGATCTGGATTATACGTCGATGCCGTTTTGAAAGGTTTTGACGAATTTCCAGAAATTGCTCCAGAAATTCGTACCGAAGTAAATTCAAACTATGAAAAATTGGGAATCGAATATCTTCAAGAACAATTACAAAATTTAGATCCTGATTATTATCAAAAAATAACAATCGAAAATCCCCAGACCTTACAAAACCCACAACGAATGATGCGTTTTGTAGAAGTTTGTATTGGATCGCAAAAACCATATTCTTCATTTTTAAATTTAAAGAAAAACAATAGAGACTTCGCTCCTATTTTAATTGGCTTAGACGCCGACCGAGAAATCATTTATAACAGAATCAACCAACGTGTCGATATTATGATGGATATCGGATTATTGGAAGAAGCCAAATCTCTTTATCCTAACAAAGAGTTAAATGCTTTACAAACGGTCGGTTATAGAGAATTATTTAGTTATTTTGATGGAGAATTCACTTTGCCTTTTGCTGTACAAGAAATCAAAAAGAATACAAGAAGATTTTCTAAAAGACAATTAACTTGGTTTAAGCGAAATGAAAACACGAAATGGTTTGATTATTCGACTGATAGAAATGAGATTATTCATTACATCGAAGAAAATCTAAAATCATCAATCTAA
- a CDS encoding ion transporter, translating to MKNKKSQYEIFREKVKIILYGTNTILGRMFDLVLLGLILLSVLLIMLDTVEGISSKYHEQLLICEWIITVFFTIEYILRIISIQKPVKYVFSFYGIIDLLAVLPMYLSIFFPGASILSIVRALRFLRLFKILHIPQINHQSLQLKEAIEASKEKILVFIYFVLISTVIIGTVMYLVEGRESGFTSIPMGIYWTIVTLTTVGYGDISPQTPLGQFIAAFVMILGYGIIAVPTGIVTAEFAKSSLRNNSVSGKKTCRKCQSQVHFDNAKYCYECGTELPNN from the coding sequence ATGAAAAATAAAAAATCACAATACGAAATCTTCAGAGAAAAAGTCAAAATTATTCTATATGGTACCAATACCATTTTAGGACGAATGTTCGATTTAGTATTGCTGGGGTTAATCCTACTGAGTGTTCTCCTAATCATGCTCGATACTGTAGAAGGAATCAGTTCTAAATATCATGAACAATTATTGATATGCGAATGGATAATTACAGTTTTTTTCACCATCGAATATATACTGAGAATTATATCTATTCAAAAACCAGTTAAATACGTTTTCAGCTTTTACGGAATCATCGATTTGCTTGCCGTCTTACCAATGTATTTATCGATCTTTTTTCCTGGCGCGAGTATTTTATCCATCGTAAGAGCACTGCGTTTTCTTCGATTGTTCAAAATTTTGCATATTCCGCAAATTAATCATCAATCTTTACAATTAAAAGAAGCTATAGAAGCCAGCAAAGAAAAAATCCTAGTTTTCATTTATTTTGTCTTAATCAGCACCGTTATAATCGGCACAGTCATGTATTTGGTTGAAGGCAGAGAATCAGGATTTACAAGTATCCCAATGGGAATTTATTGGACAATTGTTACTTTAACAACCGTGGGTTATGGCGACATTTCTCCTCAAACTCCTTTAGGACAATTTATTGCAGCATTTGTAATGATTTTAGGTTACGGAATAATTGCTGTTCCAACAGGAATTGTTACAGCCGAATTTGCAAAAAGCAGTTTAAGAAACAATTCAGTAAGCGGAAAAAAAACATGCAGAAAATGTCAGTCGCAGGTTCATTTTGACAATGCAAAATATTGTTACGAATGCGGAACAGAGTTGCCAAATAATTAA